The nucleotide sequence TTCATTCCGCTTCTGATCCGACAGGTCCGTCACCACCAGGCAGGTGATCTCCTCGCCAACCGTCATCAGGGTGCTGGCGGTGATCAGGACGGGAAGGGGCCGGCCGGATCCCGGAAGGGATGTCTCCACCTTGACCGCCGTAGTACCGGCTTGGGATAGTCCGTGGCGTATGGATTTCCAGACGCTTTCCTCGAAGTGATCCGCAAGAGGGGAGCTGATGACCTTCTCGAGAGGCAAGCCCAGAAACTCCGAAAACTTGCGATTGCAATAGAGAACGAGACCTTCTTCCGAAACGGTGACCGCACCTTCCTGCATCTGCTCCACGAAGATCCGGTAAGGCTCTTCCGCACCGTTCAACGTATAAATATGACTTCCTTCCTCACTGCTCACAACGACCGCATCGACGTCTCCGGACTGGATCGCCTCCAGGGTTTCCTGGGCCTCCCGCAGTTTCTGCTTGAGTGCAAGCAATTCGGAACTGCTGACCCAGTGATGGTTCGGCTGGCCTTGCTCGTTTGAAGCCGACGGCACGATAGCGGTGTTGTCACTCATACTTCAAGCCAGTTGATGTTGTTTTCCGCAGGGCTTTTCAGATTCAAACCGATGAGCACCCGCTCGCTGTCGTCCAGATTGCCGACCAACCTTTGGGCGGGAAACGGCTCTTTTTTCAAAAGGGTCGGAGCTGCCAGAATCTGATCGGCGGCCAAACGACCGGGGGATTGATAGATGTCCACCACCTCTAGTTCGTATCGACCGGCGAGGTGTTTCTCGCACAAGGCCCGGACCACTGAAATCGCCTGGGCTGATTTGGGCGTGCTACCGGTGACGAACAGGACCAGGACATAGTGATCCTGCGCGGGAGCTCCACTGAGCAAACGCTCGAATTCCAGGCGTGTTTCATCGCTGGGGGACAGCGAATCGCCGGATGGGGGGAAATCAGTCACGTGAGTGTGTTGGGGAAGGAAACGGCAGGCCCGAGGTCCAAGTCGTGCAGCAGTTTGTCGATGTTGGAAAGGCTGCCGATGATGCGTTTGGCGGGAGAGGGGGTCTCTCTCACCAACGTCGGAATGGCCACGATCTTGTGAAGCTTTGCCATCGCAGGTTCCTTGGCAAGATCGACAAGCCGGAGGTTGTGCCGCCCGGCGAGGTGGCTGTCGCAGACCTTCCGGAGATTGCTGTATGCCATCAGGGATTTCGGACTCTGACCCGCCACGAAGAGGATGAGCTGCCAGGAATCGTCCCGATCTACCTCCGCGGGGTCTACGTTGTGATGGAATTCAGCGGGATTCATTGGTACGCAGGCGTTTTTGGTTCATCTGACGTTCGTTGGCGGAGGCCAGCTCTTCCCTGATGGATCGGTTTGTCGAAATTTTGGAAAGCTCTTCCTCCGCCGCAAGATGTTCTGCCCGAAGCACCTCGATCTGCGCATCCAGCGCCCGCCGTTTCTGTTCGAGCTTGAGGGCCGCCATCTTCTCTTCATCGGTCATGCGTGCGGCGGCGGCTGTTTCCCGTTGTTCCTGTGCCAATCTCGCCGATCCGGTCAGCACGCCTTCCGACCCCAGATAGGCGGGAATCAGGTCCACTCCTTTTCGGGTGATGATGAATTCGCGAAGCTGGTTCGAGTGAGGCATGCCTCTGGACTTCAACACATAGATCACACGGTTGCGTTCACCATAGGTTTCCACATCGCGAAGAAGCAGCCATGTGTCCACCATGGAACTGAGCGCTTCCCCGCTGGTTTCCGTGAGATTGCCGCTGCGGGTGAGGTTGATGAGGAAGGTGGTGATTCGTTTCGACCGGAGGATGTCGATGAGACGCAGCAGCATCTGCGAACTTTCATCTCCGCTCGCGGCAGTGTGGAGATTCGAGATCGGGTCGACGATGACCACATTCGGTTTGAAAGTGTCGATCTTCTTGTGCATCTGGACCAGATGCATCTCCAGTCCGAAGGCGGCCGGTCTTGAAGAACAGATCTCCAGCGATCCGTCTTCCAGGCTGGGCTGGAGATCGATGCCGATCGTACGCATGTTCCTGAGGATCTGCTTGGGGCTCTCCTCGAAGGAAAAATAGAGACAGCGTTGGCCGGTTCCACAGGTTTTGTTGGCCAGATGTGCCGCCAGTGTCGATTTGCCGGTTCCAGCAGTACCGGTCAGAAGGATGCAGCTGCCTTCATAATAGCCGCCGTCCAACATCTCGTCCAGAGCCGGCACCCCGCTGGAAAGGCGCTTGTCAGAAACATCGTAATCCATTCCGGCACTGGTGATGGGAAGGACGGACATTCCTTCCGAGTCGATGAGGAAGGGGAATTCGTTCGTGCTGTGGGCGGAGCCACGGTATTTCACCACTCTCAGGCGGCGGGTGGAGATCTGTCCGGTCACCCGGTGGTCCAGCAGAACCACACAGTCGGAAACATACTCCTCAAGTCCCTGCCGGGTGAGAGCTCCATCGCCACGTTCGGCGGTGATGACCGTCGTCATCCCGCGATCCTTCAACCAGTCGAAGAGGCGGCGTAGCTCGGAACGCAGGATGGCCTGGTTCTGGAATCCCGCGAAAAGCGTTTCGATGGTATCGAGAACCACGCGCTTCGCATTCACGGACTCGATCGCGTAAGCGAGACGTACGAAGAGTCCTTCCAGATCGTATTCGCCGTTTTCGTCGATCTGCTGGCGGTCGATGGTAATGTGGTCGAGCGCGACTTTTTCCTGTGCGACAAGCTCCGGAAGACCGAACCCCAACGACTCGACGTTGGTGTAAATGTCGTTCGCGGATTCCTCGAAAGTGAAAAGCACGCCGTTTTCCCCAAACTCCCTCACGCCGCGCACCAGAAATTCCGCACCGAAAAGGGATTTGCCACAACCTGCCGATCCGCAGACGAGCGTTGGTCTTCCGGCGGGCAGTCCTCCCAGAGTGATTTCATCGAACCCGGTAATTCCCGTGGGAGCCTTGATCAAACGGTATTTTTCAGGGTTTTCAGAAGGTGTCGTGGACATGGTTGACTGGCTTGCTACTTGATCCAGAGTTATTGAGATGTCAAAGGGATTCAAGAGAAACCCCTCCGGAAGAAGCAAGCTATCGGATTAATACACGGAGAAAAGAAATAACCCGCATTTCGGAAATGTCATGACGCCGGTCGCCCGGGAAAAGGACTCCGCTACGGGCTGGAACCCGGATCTTTCATTTCCCAACGCTGGCGCGATGATGAAAAAGATAACGGCATCTCAACAGATCTCCACCGGAAGTTCCACCACCTTGCCCCGCAATGGAACGAACACCCGGTCCTCGATTCCCGGTTTCACGGGCGCGCCTCCCGTAAAACTGCCGAAAGCGGGCAGGACAAGGGTCTGGTCCTTCAAAATGAAGCAGGGGAGCCGGAGCGACGCGCGGATTCCGTCACGCACATTCACAACGGGATGCAGATGGCCGGAAAGGTGGAAAATGTCTCCCGCCGCGTGGGCCGGATCGTGAACGACGCGGACACCCGGACCGACATCCAGGTGGGAAACGCGGGTCAGACCTGCGGGGAGGGCCGCGAGCTTCGCATCATGGTTGCCCGCCACCAGCGTCAGGGGAATGCCCAGCTCTTCGATAAATCCGCCGAGAGCCACCTCGAGTTCCGGGGTGATGCCGGATGGGGAGTGAAACAAATCTCCGGCGATGACAAGATGACCTGCTCCGCACCTTTTTCCGAGTTCCAGCAACCGTTGCAGATCCCTGGCCGTGTCTCCTTCGGGAACGGGCAACCCGCGCGCGCGGAACGCCGCCGATTTTCCGAGATGGACATCCGCGACCACGAGTGTGGAGGTGTCGGTCAGGAAGACCACACCTTCGGCAAGCAACGAGAGGGAGGGTAATTTCGGAAAAGGATGCATCAACTGACGGAGGCGGCTTGATTGAGGGTGCGCAACATGGATTCGAGACGGGTGGCCGCGTCGCCCGGAGAAAGTGTGGCGGACAGGCGGTCGGCCCACAAGGGAAAGGCCATGGGCGTCAGGTTCTCCACCTCCACCAGATGCATCGGGGACGCCTCCAGCCGGTGGATCGCATTGCCCAGGCGCGTGAGTTCCAACTGGCGTTCGAGGATTTCCCGGCGGGCCTGCTCCAACAGGAGATTGCCCGCGTCGTAGCGGGTCAGGACTTCGTAAAGCAGCGAGGAACTGACCTGGAGCTCCCTCATGGAGCGATCCTTCTGGCCCGGCGGTGTTTGCAGGATGAGACCGGAGACCCGCGCGATTTCACGGAACTGCCGGCGGGCGAGTTCCGCGGTGTTCATGCACGAGATGAGATCGTCCAGCAGGTTCTCACCGGACAGATGGTCGCGGAGGATCCGCTCGTCCAGCACGAGTCCGCGTTTCGCACTGAGTGAGAAGCCGTAGTCGTTCTGGGTGGTCACGATCGCTTCGCCCGTCTCCCGGGAGATCCGGTAGGCCACCAGCGCGGCAAGTCCCTCATGCACCAGGCGACCGGCGAACGGATAGAAAAACAGATGTTCTTCCTGACGCGAGCGGATGTGTTCGACCAGCAGCGCGTCATCCCCGGGAAGACGCGACCACCTGGCCTGGATGTCGAGAATCGGCGCGACCGCGTCCATTTCACGGGCGGGCGGACCGATTCCCTGCAGGCGTTTCGCGATCGCATGCGCGAGTTCGTTCGACAGCGGCATCTTGTTCCCGCCCCAGATGGCGATCTGCCCCTTGTTGTCACGGGGCGCGTTCCTGACCGTCGCGGTCCGTTGGTGGAAACGCACCAGCACCAGACTTTTCCCGGCGAACACCAGGGAACCGCCGATCCGGATCCGCGAGATGAATGATTCCTCAACCGTCCCCAACACCCGGCCACCGGCATACTTGATGGTCACAGCGGGATCGCTGGATATCGTTCCGATGCTGAGGCGGTGCTGGGTGATCAGGCGCTTGTCGTCCACCGTGTATCTTCCCTCCACCACATGCGCCTTCCGGTAGCGCGGATAAACGGCGAGCGCGCTGCCGCCGTTGGAGATGAATCCCAACGCCCATTGCCACTCCTCATCGGCGAGGTCCGCGAAGGCGTGGGTGGAGCGGATCTCCCGGAGCATCTCATCCGGTTCGAACGGTGTGCCGATCGCGCAGGTCACAAGGTGCTGCACCAGCAGGTCCAGCGGCAGCCTCAACGGCCTGCGGCTCTCCACATCGCGGGCCAGTGCCGCATCCCGGGCGGCGGCGAATTCCACAAGCTCCAGTGCATGGGTGGGTACCCCCACGATTCGTGAGACATTTCCAGGCTGGTGGCCCGAGCGACCGGCGCGTTGGAGCAATCTGGCGACACCCTTGGGGGATCCCACCTGGATCACCTGGTCGACAGGGGAGAAGTCCACCCCGAGATCAAGCGATGAAGTGGCGACGACACATTTCAACGAACCGTCCCGCAGCCCGTTTTCCGCCAAGTCTCGTTCCCCACGATCCAAGGAGCCGTGATGCATGGCGATCTTGCCCTTCCACCGTGGCCGGATCGAGAGCAGTTCTTGGAACCAGATCTCCGTTTGGGAACGGGTGTTGGTGAAAAGCAGGGTGACATTGGCCTTCTCGATCTCATCCGCCACCTGCTTCGCCAATCGTGTGCCGATGTGTCCGGCCCAAGGAAACCGGTCGATTTCCTTGGGGATGAGTGTTTCGATCACCAGTGGCTTTTTCATGTCCGCGGTGATTTCCGCCGATCCGTCGAACGCATCTCCCAGCAACGCCATCCGGGCTTCCGTCAGGTTTCCCAGCGTCGCGGAAAGTCCCCAAATCCGCGCTTCGGGGAACCACGCACGCAGCCTTGCCAGGCAGAGTTCCGTCTGCACGCCGCGCTTCGTTCCCAGCAACTCGTGCCACTCGTCCACGATCACACAGCGCAGCCCGCCGAGTTTGTCGGGAAAGTCAGCATGGGTCAGCATCAGCGAGAGTGACTCCGGAGTGGTGACCAGCGTGTGTGGAAGTTTTTTCCGAAGACGCGCCCGCAGGGCGGATGGCGTGTCACCCGTGCGGGCTTCCGCTTCCAGACCGGGAGCGAAAACCTCCAGCGGCTCACGCAGCGCACGCAAGGTATCGGCCGCCAATGCCCGGAGCGGCGTGATCCACAGGATTTTGCATCCCTCGCCGTGAGCGAAGCTGTCGGCCAGCGGCCCCAGATAAACCGCCAGGGTTTTGCCCAATCCTGTCGGCGCATGCAGCAGTCCGGACTGGCCGGACAAATATGCTTCCCACGTGTGCCTCTGGAAATCGAATGGCTGCCAACCCTTGGTTTTGAAAAAGGTGTGGGGATCGGCGGCGGGCATCGGGGAAATGTCATCCGGTTCGGTCGGGATTTCAAATGGGAAGACCTTTTCCGCACCCTGCAAATTGCCCGTGGAAATGTCGGTGTTTATTGCAATCGGCACGCTGTCCCATTACGCAAGTGATTCATTTCCGGCGATCTGCACTTGGAACATGGTGTGCGATGATGAAAGGTGATGAACGAAAAACACCACGACAGTTTGAAACAATACCTCAACGACATGATCGGCTTGGAGCGCGATATCGCGAACGCCGTTAAAATTCAGACGGAGGACGAGCGGTTGCTCGCCTTCGGAGAGTTGAAAGCCGTTCTCGATCAGATCGTCCATAACGGCGAAGCACGTCTCGAGGTTCTCAAGAGAATTTCGGAAGAGGAGGGCGGGGCGCTCGGAGCCGCCGTCAAGGAGGGGATCACCGCCATCACCGGAACCCTGGCGGGAATATACGGGAAAATGCGCGAGCATCCTGTGTCGCGGATGGTCAGGGACGACATCGTCGCTCTGGAAGTCGCGTCGGTGAGTTACGGCATG is from Luteolibacter yonseiensis and encodes:
- a CDS encoding circadian clock KaiB family protein: MTDFPPSGDSLSPSDETRLEFERLLSGAPAQDHYVLVLFVTGSTPKSAQAISVVRALCEKHLAGRYELEVVDIYQSPGRLAADQILAAPTLLKKEPFPAQRLVGNLDDSERVLIGLNLKSPAENNINWLEV
- a CDS encoding ligase-associated DNA damage response DEXH box helicase translates to MPIAINTDISTGNLQGAEKVFPFEIPTEPDDISPMPAADPHTFFKTKGWQPFDFQRHTWEAYLSGQSGLLHAPTGLGKTLAVYLGPLADSFAHGEGCKILWITPLRALAADTLRALREPLEVFAPGLEAEARTGDTPSALRARLRKKLPHTLVTTPESLSLMLTHADFPDKLGGLRCVIVDEWHELLGTKRGVQTELCLARLRAWFPEARIWGLSATLGNLTEARMALLGDAFDGSAEITADMKKPLVIETLIPKEIDRFPWAGHIGTRLAKQVADEIEKANVTLLFTNTRSQTEIWFQELLSIRPRWKGKIAMHHGSLDRGERDLAENGLRDGSLKCVVATSSLDLGVDFSPVDQVIQVGSPKGVARLLQRAGRSGHQPGNVSRIVGVPTHALELVEFAAARDAALARDVESRRPLRLPLDLLVQHLVTCAIGTPFEPDEMLREIRSTHAFADLADEEWQWALGFISNGGSALAVYPRYRKAHVVEGRYTVDDKRLITQHRLSIGTISSDPAVTIKYAGGRVLGTVEESFISRIRIGGSLVFAGKSLVLVRFHQRTATVRNAPRDNKGQIAIWGGNKMPLSNELAHAIAKRLQGIGPPAREMDAVAPILDIQARWSRLPGDDALLVEHIRSRQEEHLFFYPFAGRLVHEGLAALVAYRISRETGEAIVTTQNDYGFSLSAKRGLVLDERILRDHLSGENLLDDLISCMNTAELARRQFREIARVSGLILQTPPGQKDRSMRELQVSSSLLYEVLTRYDAGNLLLEQARREILERQLELTRLGNAIHRLEASPMHLVEVENLTPMAFPLWADRLSATLSPGDAATRLESMLRTLNQAASVS
- the kaiC gene encoding circadian clock protein KaiC, translated to MSTTPSENPEKYRLIKAPTGITGFDEITLGGLPAGRPTLVCGSAGCGKSLFGAEFLVRGVREFGENGVLFTFEESANDIYTNVESLGFGLPELVAQEKVALDHITIDRQQIDENGEYDLEGLFVRLAYAIESVNAKRVVLDTIETLFAGFQNQAILRSELRRLFDWLKDRGMTTVITAERGDGALTRQGLEEYVSDCVVLLDHRVTGQISTRRLRVVKYRGSAHSTNEFPFLIDSEGMSVLPITSAGMDYDVSDKRLSSGVPALDEMLDGGYYEGSCILLTGTAGTGKSTLAAHLANKTCGTGQRCLYFSFEESPKQILRNMRTIGIDLQPSLEDGSLEICSSRPAAFGLEMHLVQMHKKIDTFKPNVVIVDPISNLHTAASGDESSQMLLRLIDILRSKRITTFLINLTRSGNLTETSGEALSSMVDTWLLLRDVETYGERNRVIYVLKSRGMPHSNQLREFIITRKGVDLIPAYLGSEGVLTGSARLAQEQRETAAAARMTDEEKMAALKLEQKRRALDAQIEVLRAEHLAAEEELSKISTNRSIREELASANERQMNQKRLRTNESR
- a CDS encoding circadian clock KaiB family protein, yielding MNPAEFHHNVDPAEVDRDDSWQLILFVAGQSPKSLMAYSNLRKVCDSHLAGRHNLRLVDLAKEPAMAKLHKIVAIPTLVRETPSPAKRIIGSLSNIDKLLHDLDLGPAVSFPNTLT
- the pdeM gene encoding ligase-associated DNA damage response endonuclease PdeM; translated protein: MHPFPKLPSLSLLAEGVVFLTDTSTLVVADVHLGKSAAFRARGLPVPEGDTARDLQRLLELGKRCGAGHLVIAGDLFHSPSGITPELEVALGGFIEELGIPLTLVAGNHDAKLAALPAGLTRVSHLDVGPGVRVVHDPAHAAGDIFHLSGHLHPVVNVRDGIRASLRLPCFILKDQTLVLPAFGSFTGGAPVKPGIEDRVFVPLRGKVVELPVEIC